A segment of the Hypnocyclicus thermotrophus genome:
TAAAGTTATCGAAAAGTGAACCAATAAAAAGGATACAAGAAGAATCTAAAAATATTAAGGTTAAAATAAAGGAGTATAATGAAAAATTGAATTTATTAAAAGGAAATTTGAGTAGAAGTTATTTTAATAGTTTACATCAATTTTTCATGAAAGATTCTTATGAAGAAGTTAAGGAATATTTAAATCAACTTTTAACCGAACAAAAAGATTTAGTGTCTATTGAAATAATAGACAAAATTCTTTTAGAAATGAAGTGTATTTGTGGTACAAATTTAAATATTGACAAAGAAGCATTGAAGAATATAGAAAAGATTAAGAATGAATATAAAAAATCGGAATTAACTCCATTAATAAGGTTGATTAATGAGATTGTTCATGATTTTTCTTTAAATAAAGATGAAATTATTAATAATATAAGAAAAGATTTATTAAAAATAAAAAATACAAAAGATGAATTAAATAAATTACATTTTCTTCTAGAAAAGAATAATGATGATATAAAAGAATACAGTAAAGAAGAAGAAAACTTAACTAAATTAGAGGAAATAAGTGAAAAATTAAAAACTAAATTTGAAAAATTAAAAATTGATATCAGAGCTTTACATAAAGTAAATGATGATTTAAAGAAAAATATTAACAAAGAACAAAAAGAACTTGAAGTATTAATGTCTAAGGATAAATCATTAAGGGCAGATTATGAAAGACTTAAATATTTGAATATTTTAAAAGAAAATTTTGAGAATATATTTGAAAAATATAGCAGTAAAATAAGAAAAGACTTATCGTATGAATGTACAAAAATTTTTAATAAATTAATTGATATTAAGAATAAGAATTTAATAAATGAGATTAATATAAATGAAAAGTATGAAATAGAATTAAAAAATTGGTCTGATATACAAACTAATCAAGATATTTCTCAAGGGCAAAGACAAATCATTGCATTGTCTTTTATTACAGCATTAGCCAAAATTGCTTCTGGTGGTCGTGAAAATATTGAATTTCCCTTATTTATGGATACTCCATTAGCAAGAATAAGTGGAGAAAACAGAGACAATATTATTGATAATATTCCAGAATTAACAGTACAATGGATTTTATTATTAACAGATACAGAATTTACAGTAACAGAAGAATTAAAAATAAAATCTACACAGCGTTTGGGTAAATGGTATATTTTGGAACAAATAAAAAATGGATATACCA
Coding sequences within it:
- a CDS encoding AAA family ATPase; the encoded protein is MKILKIYLENFRQFYGKQEIVFSKGEKNITVIFGENGKGKTSIFRALIFALFGNKFLEQDNEKEKIHLVNFNILDENIGCPVEACVKVEFEENGKVYFLERSITGYKVKNEIVEKVNKAKLYMQDSKGNYSGDPIVDENFIKSQIEKIISSNIKDFFLFDGEKIDALAKTNILIRKKVKQGIVQLLQIDKLDKSIEITKNLYNKENKLISTQSSNMNIKSIEERIEDKMKKLNENFEVIKKNEEELEFCKEELDEIDIKLSKSEPIKRIQEESKNIKVKIKEYNEKLNLLKGNLSRSYFNSLHQFFMKDSYEEVKEYLNQLLTEQKDLVSIEIIDKILLEMKCICGTNLNIDKEALKNIEKIKNEYKKSELTPLIRLINEIVHDFSLNKDEIINNIRKDLLKIKNTKDELNKLHFLLEKNNDDIKEYSKEEENLTKLEEISEKLKTKFEKLKIDIRALHKVNDDLKKNINKEQKELEVLMSKDKSLRADYERLKYLNILKENFENIFEKYSSKIRKDLSYECTKIFNKLIDIKNKNLINEININEKYEIELKNWSDIQTNQDISQGQRQIIALSFITALAKIASGGRENIEFPLFMDTPLARISGENRDNIIDNIPELTVQWILLLTDTEFTVTEELKIKSTQRLGKWYILEQIKNGYTKITSKKLDDSIAKRR